A stretch of Chitinophagales bacterium DNA encodes these proteins:
- a CDS encoding 5-(carboxyamino)imidazole ribonucleotide synthase codes for MKNNPVIGIIGGGQLGRMFIEEALRYNIECIIVDADKDCPASGIASHQIVGSISEEAPILRLGEKADILTYEIEHIYNQPLLELEKQGKKLIPSPRVLQIIQDKGLQKDFYSHHKIPTAPYVLVNKPDEWKLAVEKYKWKKFVAKSRKEGYDGRGVQFMSSNDLKSDKNIPFREPSILEALIDCRKEISIIVCRDQKGNIKMFPPVEMEFDPKANLVTMLICPAQISASLLKKAEGIAVKVVKAMNGTGIFAVEMFLSKINRWYVNEVAPRPHNSGHHTIEACYTSQFEQLLRILLDLPLGSTELIRPAVMINILGSKEFTGSYYLHGCNEALKIPGVYIHLYGKKESRPMRKLGHITILGKNIREAKRKANQVKRKISVQELKPVKGV; via the coding sequence ATGAAGAATAATCCCGTAATAGGAATAATTGGTGGCGGGCAACTTGGCCGTATGTTTATAGAAGAAGCATTGCGCTATAATATAGAATGTATTATTGTGGATGCTGATAAAGATTGTCCCGCATCGGGTATTGCCAGTCATCAAATTGTAGGCAGTATTTCAGAAGAAGCACCCATATTACGGTTGGGTGAAAAGGCGGATATTTTAACTTATGAGATCGAGCACATATACAATCAGCCGTTACTGGAGTTGGAAAAACAGGGAAAAAAGTTAATCCCCTCCCCCCGGGTTTTGCAGATTATTCAGGATAAAGGGTTACAAAAAGATTTTTATTCGCACCATAAAATTCCTACCGCACCATATGTACTGGTAAATAAGCCGGATGAATGGAAATTGGCTGTTGAAAAATACAAGTGGAAAAAATTTGTTGCAAAATCAAGGAAGGAAGGATATGATGGCAGAGGTGTACAATTTATGAGCAGCAACGATCTTAAATCGGACAAAAATATTCCTTTTAGGGAACCTTCAATTCTCGAAGCTCTTATAGATTGCAGGAAAGAAATTTCAATTATAGTTTGCAGAGATCAAAAAGGTAACATCAAAATGTTTCCGCCTGTAGAAATGGAGTTCGATCCAAAAGCTAACCTGGTAACCATGTTGATCTGTCCGGCGCAAATAAGTGCCTCACTTTTGAAAAAGGCAGAAGGTATTGCAGTAAAGGTTGTAAAGGCCATGAACGGTACAGGAATATTTGCAGTAGAAATGTTCCTTAGTAAGATCAATCGCTGGTATGTAAACGAAGTGGCACCAAGGCCGCACAACAGCGGTCACCATACCATTGAAGCATGCTACACATCCCAATTTGAGCAATTGCTTCGTATACTCCTGGATTTACCTCTGGGCAGCACAGAACTCATCAGGCCTGCAGTCATGATCAATATTTTAGGCTCAAAAGAATTTACAGGCAGTTATTATCTTCATGGTTGTAATGAGGCATTAAAAATTCCTGGAGTGTATATTCATTTATACGGGAAAAAAGAATCGCGGCCCATGCGCAAGTTGGGGCACATAACCATTCTTGGAAAAAATATAAGGGAAGCAAAGAGAAAGGCGAATCAGGTGAAAAGGAAAATATCGGTGCAGGAACTTAAGCCAGTTAAAGGTGTGTAA
- a CDS encoding M13 family metallopeptidase: MRKTLLAVIAILTAIASCTTSNKKSMTVENNIIDPHTFDSSYNPVTNFYDFVNSKWIKTNPIPSTESSWRALEVVDDSVKNKVRKVLDRAAADNSAASGSSTQKVGNFYATGMDSVSIEKQGITPLQPWLDTIASFTNTDDVIRFTASSNLVNSVGILACAVNQDQKDSKKYVLYLFQTGLGLPDRAYYFMNDEKSKEIREAYLKHIAKYFTLTGNSTETADKDARIIMDIETKLAGASMTQVEQRDPYAVYNKMTKSELKKSYKNINWDLYFSTLSLKPFETLIVNQPKFLSQVNNAIKSTSIEDWKIYYKFHIIDGAASLLSSDFVNEDFNFNSKVLRGVQEIDPRWKRIQNLANFCLGELLGEEYVKANFTAESKQRMLDIIHNLISSYNERIAKVDWMSSNTIDYAEKKLSQLTIKVGYPDKWRDYSSLQINNGPFVLNVFRSIEFEAHRNLNKLGTEVDRTEWFLTPQTVNAYYNPTNNEIVFPAAILQPPFYYPNGDDAVNYGSIGAVIGHEITHGFDDQGRLYDAEGNLKKWWTSEDSAAYTLRTKLIEAQYNGYSPIDTFHLNGALTEGENIADLGGVTIAYNAFKKAQQSNPNDTIKIAGFTPEQRFFISFAKVWAGSHRAEEQKRRLVVDPHSPGKYRVIGVLSNMPEFYTAFGVKSGDSMYRDEKVRGKIW, translated from the coding sequence CCCGCACACCTTCGATTCTTCGTATAATCCGGTTACAAATTTTTATGATTTTGTAAATTCGAAATGGATAAAAACCAATCCTATTCCTTCTACAGAAAGTTCCTGGCGCGCTCTGGAAGTAGTGGATGATTCAGTTAAAAACAAAGTACGTAAAGTGCTGGACAGGGCTGCCGCAGATAATAGCGCAGCAAGCGGAAGTTCAACTCAGAAGGTTGGAAATTTTTACGCTACAGGTATGGACTCTGTCAGTATTGAAAAGCAAGGCATTACCCCTTTACAACCCTGGCTCGATACAATCGCTTCTTTTACGAATACAGATGATGTAATCCGGTTTACTGCCAGTTCGAACCTGGTTAATTCAGTTGGTATACTTGCATGCGCGGTCAACCAGGACCAGAAAGACAGTAAAAAATATGTATTGTATCTTTTTCAAACAGGACTTGGCTTGCCTGATAGAGCATATTACTTTATGAATGATGAAAAGTCAAAAGAAATTCGGGAAGCTTATCTGAAACATATTGCAAAGTATTTTACCCTAACGGGGAATAGCACAGAAACAGCCGATAAAGATGCCCGTATAATTATGGATATCGAAACTAAGTTAGCAGGCGCTTCGATGACCCAGGTAGAACAGCGTGATCCTTATGCTGTATATAATAAAATGACGAAATCAGAACTGAAAAAAAGTTATAAAAATATTAACTGGGATCTTTACTTCAGTACACTGTCTCTTAAACCATTTGAAACTCTGATTGTAAATCAGCCTAAATTTTTAAGCCAGGTAAATAATGCCATTAAGTCTACGAGTATTGAAGACTGGAAAATATATTATAAGTTTCATATTATAGATGGAGCTGCATCTCTGCTAAGTTCGGATTTTGTAAATGAAGACTTTAATTTTAATAGTAAAGTTCTTAGAGGTGTCCAGGAAATTGATCCTCGGTGGAAGCGCATACAGAACCTGGCAAATTTTTGCCTTGGAGAATTGTTAGGTGAAGAATATGTTAAAGCCAATTTTACTGCTGAATCAAAGCAGCGAATGCTGGATATTATTCATAATCTCATCAGTTCCTATAATGAACGTATTGCAAAGGTGGACTGGATGAGCAGCAATACAATAGATTATGCTGAAAAAAAATTAAGCCAGTTAACTATTAAGGTAGGATATCCTGATAAGTGGCGCGACTATTCATCTCTTCAGATAAACAACGGCCCCTTTGTGCTGAATGTCTTCCGAAGTATTGAATTTGAGGCACACAGAAATTTGAATAAGCTCGGCACTGAAGTAGATCGTACCGAATGGTTTCTTACACCTCAAACGGTTAACGCATACTACAATCCAACGAATAATGAGATCGTTTTTCCCGCTGCGATTTTGCAGCCTCCTTTCTATTACCCAAATGGTGACGATGCGGTGAACTATGGGTCTATAGGAGCCGTTATCGGCCATGAGATTACCCACGGCTTCGATGATCAGGGAAGGCTTTATGATGCCGAAGGAAATTTAAAAAAATGGTGGACCAGCGAAGATTCTGCTGCCTATACGCTCCGTACAAAGCTTATTGAAGCACAGTACAATGGTTACTCACCGATAGATACCTTTCACCTGAATGGAGCCCTTACAGAAGGCGAGAATATAGCCGATCTAGGGGGAGTAACTATTGCATATAATGCGTTTAAGAAGGCACAACAATCGAATCCAAACGATACGATAAAAATAGCTGGATTTACTCCTGAGCAGCGATTCTTTATCAGTTTTGCCAAGGTGTGGGCAGGCTCTCACAGAGCCGAGGAACAAAAGAGAAGGTTGGTAGTGGATCCGCATTCCCCTGGCAAATACAGAGTTATTGGGGTGCTGTCTAATATGCCAGAATTTTATACTGCCTTTGGTGTAAAGTCAGGAGATTCCATGTATCGGGATGAAAAAGTGAGAGGAAAAATCTGGTAA
- the rlmN gene encoding 23S rRNA (adenine(2503)-C(2))-methyltransferase RlmN produces the protein MISAEKKDFRILSKDELTAAMVHLQEKPFRAKQLDEWLWKKGAASFDEMTNLSKELREKLKNNYFINSLSTDEKQVSKDGTIKLRFKTFDNHFVEGVLIPAEDRMTACLSSQVGCSLTCGFCATGKLERKRNLNFDEIFDQVVLINNESVAHYQKQLTNIVFMGMGEPLLNYGSVKKSIGKITSPEGLAMSPRRITISTAGIAKMIKKLADDGVRIRLALSLHAAIDEKRNTIMPINEQNNLASLVEAMNYFYKKTFNRISFEYILFHKFNDSIEDARQLLKICQQVPARVNLIEYNSVEGVAYNKSKEDRTVYFCDFLNNHGITATIRRSRGKDIDAACGQLANKSANVITR, from the coding sequence ATGATTTCGGCAGAAAAAAAAGATTTTCGAATTCTTTCAAAAGATGAGCTTACTGCGGCCATGGTTCACCTGCAGGAGAAGCCTTTCCGTGCGAAACAACTGGATGAATGGCTTTGGAAAAAAGGAGCGGCTTCTTTTGATGAAATGACCAACCTTTCAAAAGAGTTGCGTGAAAAGCTAAAAAATAATTATTTCATTAATTCACTTTCAACGGATGAAAAACAGGTAAGTAAGGACGGAACCATAAAGCTCCGTTTTAAAACATTTGATAACCACTTTGTGGAAGGAGTTTTAATTCCTGCCGAAGACCGGATGACAGCCTGCCTCTCATCGCAGGTTGGCTGCTCACTAACCTGTGGTTTTTGTGCAACCGGGAAACTGGAAAGAAAACGCAATTTGAATTTTGACGAAATATTTGACCAGGTAGTGCTGATCAACAATGAATCAGTTGCACATTATCAGAAACAGCTTACGAACATTGTTTTTATGGGAATGGGAGAACCGCTGTTGAATTATGGTTCAGTTAAGAAATCGATAGGAAAAATTACCTCACCTGAAGGCTTAGCCATGTCGCCCAGAAGGATTACCATCTCCACAGCCGGAATTGCAAAAATGATAAAGAAATTGGCCGACGATGGCGTGCGTATTCGCTTAGCGCTTTCTCTTCATGCAGCAATTGATGAAAAGAGAAATACTATAATGCCCATTAATGAGCAGAACAATCTTGCTTCCCTGGTTGAAGCGATGAATTATTTTTACAAAAAAACATTTAACCGTATTTCATTTGAATACATTCTCTTCCATAAGTTTAATGATAGTATAGAAGATGCCAGGCAATTACTTAAGATTTGCCAGCAGGTGCCTGCCCGCGTAAACCTGATCGAATACAACTCAGTAGAAGGTGTTGCCTATAATAAATCAAAAGAGGATCGCACCGTTTATTTTTGTGATTTTTTAAATAATCACGGGATTACAGCTACCATAAGAAGGAGCCGCGGAAAAGACATAGATGCAGCCTGCGGTCAGTTGGCAAATAAATCAGCAAATGTTATTACCAGATAA
- a CDS encoding DUF853 family protein yields the protein MPSKELFSSTLDISYQFSGKSIILGAAIFNGEVLTHHLVNVPLQTINRHGLIAGATGTGKTKSLQLLAEGLSDNGVPVLLMDIKGDLSGLAKEGTVNPKVMERMAKIGIDWKASGYPVELFSLSEQPGIRLRATVSEFGPVLFAKILELNNVQQGLLAMIFKYADDKQLPLLDLQDLKALIQFVSDEGKQEIKKTYGAISTASSGTILRKIIELEQQGASVFFGEPSFDPHDLLRTDSSGRGYINIIRLTDLQSKPKLFSTFMLQLLAEIFSSFPEEGDAEKPKLVIFCDEAHLIFNEASKQLLNEIDTTIKLIRSKGIGIIFCTQNPQDIPASVLSQLGLKIQHALRAFTAADRKAIKLAAENFPSSEFYKINDLITQLGIGEALVTALNEQGTPTMLVHTLMSSPSSRMDILTDSEIQQNISGSKLTGIYNQPIDRQSAFELLQKRMNLMHDDEDSGNSTPATKQNKAELNTFDKILKSPLTRSIGVTVAGMVTRTLLGSLGLKSRSTSGRRQ from the coding sequence ATGCCTTCCAAAGAACTATTTTCCTCTACGCTTGATATTTCCTACCAATTTTCTGGCAAGTCCATAATTCTTGGTGCCGCTATTTTTAATGGTGAAGTATTGACGCATCATCTGGTAAATGTGCCACTGCAAACTATAAATCGCCATGGGTTGATAGCAGGTGCTACAGGCACCGGTAAAACCAAATCTCTTCAATTGCTCGCAGAAGGACTTTCAGATAATGGTGTGCCTGTACTGCTAATGGATATCAAGGGTGACCTTAGTGGCCTGGCAAAAGAGGGAACGGTGAACCCAAAGGTTATGGAGAGGATGGCTAAAATTGGCATTGACTGGAAGGCTTCAGGTTACCCGGTTGAACTATTTTCACTATCCGAACAACCGGGCATCCGGTTACGCGCAACCGTTTCTGAATTCGGACCTGTTTTATTTGCTAAAATCTTAGAATTAAATAATGTACAGCAAGGATTGCTTGCAATGATTTTTAAGTATGCCGACGATAAGCAATTGCCGCTGCTTGACTTGCAGGATTTAAAAGCGCTTATACAATTTGTAAGCGATGAAGGTAAACAGGAAATTAAAAAGACCTATGGTGCAATATCAACTGCTTCATCGGGCACTATTCTTCGTAAAATAATTGAACTGGAGCAACAGGGAGCCTCTGTTTTCTTCGGCGAGCCTTCCTTTGATCCGCATGACTTGCTGAGAACCGATAGTAGTGGAAGAGGATATATTAACATCATCCGCCTCACAGATCTTCAAAGTAAACCCAAGTTATTTTCAACATTTATGTTGCAGTTATTAGCAGAAATTTTCAGCTCTTTTCCCGAAGAGGGAGATGCTGAAAAACCTAAGCTGGTTATCTTCTGCGATGAAGCGCATCTGATCTTTAATGAAGCATCAAAACAACTATTGAATGAAATTGACACCACTATTAAATTAATCCGCTCCAAGGGTATTGGCATTATTTTTTGCACACAGAATCCCCAGGATATTCCTGCCTCTGTACTCAGCCAGTTAGGATTAAAAATACAGCACGCTCTTCGGGCTTTTACGGCAGCCGACAGGAAGGCAATTAAGCTTGCAGCCGAAAATTTTCCTTCCTCTGAATTTTATAAAATTAATGACCTGATCACTCAACTGGGAATTGGCGAAGCGCTGGTAACCGCATTGAATGAGCAGGGAACTCCAACTATGCTGGTGCATACCCTAATGAGCAGCCCATCTTCAAGAATGGATATCCTGACCGATTCAGAAATTCAGCAAAATATTTCTGGCTCCAAATTAACAGGAATTTACAATCAGCCTATTGACAGGCAAAGCGCATTTGAACTACTACAGAAAAGGATGAATCTAATGCACGATGATGAAGATTCAGGCAACAGTACACCTGCAACGAAACAAAATAAAGCAGAGCTGAACACTTTTGATAAAATCCTGAAAAGCCCGCTTACCCGTTCTATCGGCGTAACAGTTGCCGGCATGGTAACCAGGACATTGCTGGGTTCCCTGGGATTAAAATCAAGAAGCACCTCGGGAAGGAGACAATAA
- the purE gene encoding 5-(carboxyamino)imidazole ribonucleotide mutase yields MSLNLQVQVAIIMGSDSDLNVMKDAAAVLDEFKVGYKLTIVSAHRSPDRMISFSKSAAEQGIKVIIAGAGGAAHLPGMVASGTHLPVIGVPIQSKSMNGIDSLYSIVQMPQGIPVATVAINGAYNAGLLALEILALNDGGNLTEKLIAYRTKMKNSVEDKAQELEKLGYQEYLKDHD; encoded by the coding sequence ATGTCACTTAATCTCCAGGTGCAGGTTGCAATTATTATGGGTTCGGATAGTGATCTGAATGTAATGAAAGACGCTGCTGCTGTTCTCGATGAATTTAAAGTAGGTTATAAGCTTACCATTGTTTCGGCCCACCGCAGCCCTGATCGAATGATAAGCTTTTCCAAGTCTGCAGCGGAACAGGGTATAAAAGTGATTATTGCCGGAGCCGGCGGAGCGGCACATTTACCGGGCATGGTAGCATCGGGCACTCACCTTCCCGTTATCGGTGTTCCCATACAGTCAAAATCTATGAATGGTATTGATTCGCTCTATTCCATTGTGCAGATGCCACAGGGCATACCTGTGGCAACCGTTGCCATAAATGGTGCATACAATGCAGGGTTACTTGCGCTGGAGATCTTAGCCTTGAACGATGGTGGAAATCTTACTGAAAAATTAATTGCATACAGAACAAAAATGAAGAATAGTGTGGAGGATAAAGCACAGGAATTGGAGAAGCTCGGCTACCAGGAATACTTAAAAGACCACGACTAA